In one window of Notolabrus celidotus isolate fNotCel1 chromosome 15, fNotCel1.pri, whole genome shotgun sequence DNA:
- the tmem125b gene encoding transmembrane protein 125 yields MITTMSEMQVFYQPRHIIHHSPGLFLDPSLIQRRVLDDQVELWWFRDPRRSLLCYCSSVALILGLGLGGVGLLSTTTSLSGEWRLGVGTTLCLLALAVLLKQLLSSAIQDMNCVRSRRRIEQMKSGGRADPALMLAVGLAVMLCGTVLLFVATSGRRGHDKNEMLVSSLVLMAAGTGMALAVVAYSVLVYLKRRREQRRRMLLRMSRARRLGSQAMRVFSVSGGQMSQAMRDTSSRTSLI; encoded by the coding sequence ATGATCACCACCATGTCTGAGATGCAGGTCTTCTACCAGCCCCGTCACATCATTCATCACTCCCCGGGTCTTTTCCTCGATCCTAGCCTCATACAGCGCCGCGTGCTTGATGATCAGGTGGAGTTGTGGTGGTTCAGAGACCCCCGCCGCTCCCTGTTGTGTTACTGCTCATCAGTTGCACTCATCTTGGGTCTGGGACTGGGCGGCGTCGGCCTCCTCTCCACAACCACCAGCCTGTCAGGGGAGTGGCGCCTCGGGGTGGGCACCACTCTCTGCCTCTTGGCCCTGGCTGTTCTCCTCAAGCAGCTTCTAAGCTCAGCCATCCAGGACATGAACTGTGTGCGCAGCCGCAGACGAATTGAGCAGATGAAGAGTGGTGGGAGGGCGGATCCAGCGCTCATGTTAGCTGTGGGCCTGGCAGTGATGCTCTGTGGGACTGTGCTGCTCTTTGTGGCCACATCTGGCAGACGTGGTCATGATAAAAATGAGATGTTGGTGTCCAGTCTGGTGCTGATGGCAGCTGGGACAGGCATGGCTCTGGCTGTGGTGGCATACAGCGTCCTGGTCTACCTTAAGAGAAgaagggagcagaggaggaggatgttgttGAGGATGAGCAGAGCTAGGAGGCTGGGGAGTCAAGCGATGAGAGTGTTCAGTGTGTCTGGAGGACAGATGAGCCAGGCCATGAGAGACACTTCCAGCAGAACCAGTCTCATCTGA